One part of the Microbacterium saperdae genome encodes these proteins:
- a CDS encoding TetR/AcrR family transcriptional regulator, producing MTTRAPRRDAVENRAGILSAARTALAVDPHASIDVIARGAGLSRRTLYGHFDDRDALIRELIANGAQRFNAIAETVTDDDARLALARLAALLWQEAAHVQVAAALALDEAHVEHTGAALAPLRRTLAALVRRGQEDGSFRTDLTAPTLARLIEEMARTVVSRTDAASTEAASIAVRTVLSIAGLSWREADELLATHPAVGAPSNTEADA from the coding sequence ATGACCACCCGCGCACCCCGCCGCGACGCCGTCGAGAACCGCGCCGGCATCCTCTCGGCCGCCCGCACCGCCCTCGCCGTCGACCCCCATGCCTCGATCGACGTGATCGCCCGCGGCGCCGGCCTCTCGCGTCGCACCCTCTACGGCCACTTCGACGACCGCGACGCCCTGATCCGCGAGCTCATCGCGAACGGCGCCCAGCGCTTCAACGCGATCGCCGAGACCGTGACCGACGACGACGCCCGCCTCGCACTGGCCCGCCTCGCCGCCCTGCTCTGGCAGGAGGCTGCGCACGTGCAGGTGGCCGCCGCCCTCGCGCTCGACGAGGCGCACGTCGAGCACACCGGCGCCGCACTCGCACCGTTGCGTCGCACGCTCGCGGCACTCGTGCGGAGAGGTCAGGAGGACGGCAGCTTCCGCACCGACCTCACCGCACCCACGCTCGCCCGCCTGATCGAGGAGATGGCCCGCACGGTCGTCTCCCGCACGGATGCCGCGAGCACCGAAGCCGCCAGCATCGCCGTCCGCACGGTGCTGAGCATCGCCGGGCTGTCGTGGCGCGAAGCCGACGAACTGCTCGCCACGCACCCCGCGGTCGGTGCACCATCGAACACGGAGGCAGACGCATGA